One genomic region from Xenopus laevis strain J_2021 chromosome 2L, Xenopus_laevis_v10.1, whole genome shotgun sequence encodes:
- the gemin8.L gene encoding gem-associated protein 8 isoform X2, with protein MGCDCEQIVQTAIPILLVFSSSMAHIPHHEIEPWYAGQVNARYWKHYSQAMYWLYRHKRAHSVAVASLSYPHCYPAGNFQNSRYSDWEGGKLSQPDIYPRPHHQVIHPQRTRPCLKVSESKEIESEMECDKDVTYDSDEEVIECDTTNMEITEELRQYFVETERHREELRKQQQLEAEIHEQYIAADHDLHVATRTSTDPPSERPGERRRVEMKKLYGEDAPKILGMETAMQLNFDRHCDKKQPKYWPIIPLKL; from the exons ATGGGATGTGATTGTGAGCAAATTGTTCAGACTGCAATCCCAATCCTTTTA GTATTCTCATCATCCATG gCACACATACCCCATCATGAAATTGAGCCTTGGTATGCAGGGCAGGTTAATGCCAGGTACTGGAAGCATTACAGCCAGGCAATGTATTGGTTGTACAGGCACAAAAGAGCACACAGTGTGGCTGTGGCATCTCTTTCCTATCCACATTGTTATCCGGCTGGAAATTTTCAGAACAGCCGATATTCTGATTGGGAAGGTGGTAAGTTATCTCAGCCTGACATCTACCCAAGGCCACACCACCAGGTCATACATCCTCAAAGGACACGTCCATGTTTAAAAGTATCAGAGTCCAAAGAAATTGAGTCTGAAATGGAGTGTGATAAAGATGTTACATATGATTCTGATGAGGAAGTCATTGAATGTGACACTACCAACATGGAAATCACAGAGGAGTTACGACAGTACTTTGTGGAGACTGAAAGGCACAGGGAGGAGTTAC GAAAGCAACAGCAGCTTGAGGCAGAGATTCATGAACAGTATATAGCAGCAGATCATGACCTGCATGTAGCAACAAGAACATCTACCGATCCACCTTCAGAAAGACCCGGGGAAAGGCGCAGAGTGGAAATGAAGAAATTGTATGGTGAAGATGCCCCAAAAATCCTTGGGATGGAGACAGCCATGCAGCTTAACTTTGACAGACACTGTGATAAAAAGCAACCCAAGTACTGGCCCATCATACCACTGAAGTTATGA